The Physeter macrocephalus isolate SW-GA chromosome 17, ASM283717v5, whole genome shotgun sequence nucleotide sequence ggatatataaaatgatacattatCTATTATATGTAACATTATATAaccttatatttacatatttatatttacataaaggatatatataactttatatattatatctgtGATATCTGACTTATCACATATATaactaaatctatttttatttataaaaactccTCTTCCAACCTaccctcccctctctgccccagcttccctggctactctgtgagacctcaggcCACCCGTGTGGGTGCAAGCCCTGGGGGCCGGTGGTGGTGCCCCAACCAGACACCGGACAGCAGGTGCCAGCGGGGAGGCAGTCGTGGTGGGAGAAGGGcgggatttattttttttttagcatctttattggagtataactgttttacaatggtgtgttagtttctgctttacaacaaagtgaatcagctatacgtatacatatgtccccatatctcttccctcttgcttctccctccctccctccctccctgtcccacccctctaggtggtcacaaggcactgcactgatctccctgtgccacgcggctgcttcccactagctatccaccctacgtttggtagtgtatatatgtccatgccactctctcacttcgtcacagcttacccttgcccctccccatatcctcaaggccatgctctagtaggtctgtgttttattctcgtcctacccctagtctcttcgtgacatttttttaatataccctgagaaaaccataattcaaaaagagtcacgcaccccaatgttcactgcagctctatttacaataggcaggacacggaagcaacctaagtgtccatcaacagatgaatggataaagaagatgtggcacatatatacaatggaatattactcagccataaaatgaaacgaaactgagttatctgtagtgaggtggatggacctggagtctgtcctacagagtgaagtaagtcagaaggagaaaaacaaataccgtatgctaacacatctatatggaatctaagaagaagaaaaaaaatgtcatgagggGCGGGATTTGAATGTGGCTGGTGAGCTGGGCCGAGGACTGCAGTTCCAGAAGCATGACGTCAAGGTCTCGGCTCAGGTGGCTGGGGCTGATCTGATACAGAGGGCAGGGGATAGATCGAACTGTCTCCCTCACCTGCTCTCCATCTTCCACATGCCTCAGGGTCTGCTTGCCAGGTATACTCTGTACCCGCTGGGGGCGCAAGAAGGGGGTGGTTAGAGGAGCCCAGGAGCCCATCTCCGCCCCCATCCCCAATCtaaccctcccccatcccaccttcCTCCTCTGCAAACATGTCTCCTCTGCAAACATGTCTCCTCTCCCTCTACTTTGACTCCATTCCCATACCCACCTCCCCATCTCCACTCCAAACCTCATTCTCTCCCCCATGCCCATCCCAACCCAATTCCAACCTCATCCTCAAATTCAGCTCCACCCACCGCCACAGTCTCAGTCTCATCCCTAACCCATGCTCCCCTGGCCCCCACACACTCCTTTAGACAACGTGCTGCAGTGAGGACCCATTGTGGTTGGATCAGGACTCCCCCCCCCGAGAGCAGCCGCCCTTGCACTAGTAGGGCTACCTGCCAGGGCTGAGAGTGGAGGCGGGGGGCAGGTGTGGCCACCGGGGAGGAACCCATTGGTCCCGCTGGTGCCATTGAGAATCTTGGGGTACTGCTGAGAGATGCCtggtaaagaagagaaaatgttagAGAATTGGGGTTCACGGGGAAAGGAGGCCTGGTGCTGTGGTTCCTGGGCTTGGGGAGAGAGTCAGAATTTTGCTCTGGGTGACCAGGAACGGATGATTCATTTGTTGGCCTCTGGGAGTTGTCATTTTCTATGTAGTAGAGATGAGTCAGGGCAAAGTGGTGATGTCCTTTTCTGTAGAAGTGACAAACCCTCCCCTGGAGGTTAAAAGAAGAGTTCATGGAATAAGGATGCTTCTGATTGGTAAGCAGAAGCCTGACTTTCTTCCTACCTGAATTTTCTCTCCTGCTCCACTATAGGGATTGATTTCTGGATGTAGAAGTGAGCCTAAGCTACCTACCTATCTACACAGGCAgtatccctccatccctccatcctttcaacacacatttactgagtgccttcaTGACTTTACATACCACACATAGGCTAACCACCCCCAAATACAAAGTTTGTAGCACTCTGCATTATCTGAGCCTTGCTAGTCTCTTtaaccccacctccctcctctcctcttcacTCACTCTGTCCCAGACTCCTGGACCTGTCCTTCGAACACACCAGATCCCCTGTGCTCGCCGCTTCCTCTTTCTGGACAGTTCTTTCTCGAGACCTGCCCTgttcagtatggtagccactagccacataggGCTATCCacatttaaattacttaaaatgaaatttaaaattcagttctccAGTCACACCAGTCACATTTGAAATGTTCAAGGCCCCACATGGCCAGTAGCTACcacattggacagcacagatataaGACATTATATACGTGAAATACTCTACCGGATGGCACTAGGACTCTAAAGACTGCGTATCTGGGTCCCTCTTGACTCTGAGAGCtgagctcaaatgtcacctcttcagagaggccttcccagaTTCCTGGTCACCTGGTCTCAAATTGCCCCTTCTAAACTCCCCGCCCCCTGTCATTCCCGAGTTGAGTTTCATCATAGCTACAATCACTATtgctttctctttatattttgtttacatttaatCTCCTCTTCTTGACTGTGAGCTGCACTGACCACAGGCACCTGAACTGCTTTATTCAGTGCTGCATTCCCAGGACCTAGCGAcgtctgacacacagtaggtactcaagcAATGAACGTtgtgtgtaccaggcactgtgcctggcattAGAGGTACAGCAGACAACACAGGGACAGAGAAAGTCTAATCCTCAATGTGCTACTTTCTGGTTGGGTACAAGtctccagcctcagttttctcagctgtaaagaaggaaaatgaatagtTCGTCTCTCTTCGGGTAGTTGTAGGTTCAATAAGATCCTACCTCCAAGACAcgcacaggacctggcacagagcaagcactCAGTAAGTGGGGACTGCTATTAATTGCACCCTCAGAAACTGAGTCATCATTCTTTTCTCTTGCAAACCTGATTTTGTCAGGAGAAAGTTTCACAATGGTGCTAAGATCCTTTTAACACCTCTCTTGTCTTGCTGAGCTCACCTTTTAAAACCAGGAGGAAGCAGAAGGTTACCTTCAGCTGGCAACCCCCAAATTAAGCTGAACTATCTGCAATTGCTATTTTAGGGGAGGTCAAAAAGGGTCAACTATAGGCAGTTTCAGGTGGTCCAATACAATAAACATTGTTCGTGTTCATCGTGTGgaactgatttttctctcttgcctTTTATTTATGGCAAAGGATGCTGTTTTCCATTTAGAACAGTGATATAAACTTCCAATAtgttttcagtaaaataaaaaaagttgcCTCTAAGAAGACCATGCGGTTGAAATTAATGAAGGTGGTTTGCCAGAGCATGGAGTCCAGGGTGTGGAGGACAGGGCAGGCAACATGGATTGGGATCCTGGCTCAGGCACTGCCGGGACTTTGCTTTCTCAGAGTCGTGGGTTTTTCAGCTGTGAAACTGGAGTAATTATAGCGCACCTACGTCATCAGGCCGTTAAGAATTCCACAAGATGATGCATGTGGAGCTCCTAGCCCCGGGGCATGGCACCCAGAAGGGGACATGGGAGTCCTAGGTGTGTCACCAAAGGAGAGAAGCCACCCCGCCTTCAGGCCAAGGGTGGTGAAGGGTGCCTGAGGACCCCTCCCTCCTTCAGGCCCCAGCTCAAGGGTCAAGCCCTTTGGGGGCCTTTCCAGGCCAGGAGCTGCCATTATATCTCTAGGCTTCTGGCTTGGTTTCTTGAAGCCATCACCTCGTGTCACAGTTCTAACTAATTAGTATCTAATTATTTGGGTAATTGTTGGAATAATGTCTGCATCCATCTCCGCTAGGCTCTGGGTGCTGAGAGCAGGAACTGTGTCTCTGCTTGTACAGCACCCGGCACTCTGCCTGGTGCTCGgctgcttgttgaatgaatgaatgaatgaatgaatgagtgatgcaTGAATGGGGTTTCCAGAGAACTTGCCTGCAAAGGCAGGGAAAGGGGGCTTAAATGTGAGGAGAGGAGTCTCTGCGGACCAACTCTGGGTGGAATCAGATGGGTTTGGGGTCTCCTCAAGGATTAAAGAACAATCTAGAAGGTTCTGGAAGGGCCTGAGAATGGAGACAGAATAATAACAACTAACTTTCCAGTCCCTTCTGTCTGCCAGGCAGTGAGCACATTACATGCATTACATTTCAATATTCACAACCGCCCTTTGTGGTAAGGACTTAACgttcccatttttacagatgaaagaaagaagctaAGTTACTTGCTCAACGTGGTAgcgtcaggatttgaacccatgtctgtCTCTTGTAACTCTGGGGAGGCCTTGAATGTGGGAGGGTCTTGGGGGCGGGCTTTGCAGTGCAGATCAGGAAACGGGCTGGTTCGGAAGATCCCGAAGACTTAAAAATAGGGCGACCCCATCTGAGCTGGGAGAAGGTCTGGGGTCGATGGGGAGAGTGGACTGACCCCAACTGGGACACCAGGTCACGCAGGGACAAGCAGGAAGCTCTCATGTGTCCCGGTGGGACCCGGCCCCGACTGGGCGG carries:
- the KLK13 gene encoding LOW QUALITY PROTEIN: kallikrein-13 (The sequence of the model RefSeq protein was modified relative to this genomic sequence to represent the inferred CDS: inserted 1 base in 1 codon; deleted 1 base in 1 codon); the encoded protein is MEKKKIDDAGKGAEDCWLERCPRGGISQQYPKILNGTSGTNGFLPGGHTCPPPHSQPWQVALLVQGRLLSGGGVLIQPQWVLTAARCLKDGYRVYXGKQTLRHVEDGEQVRETVRSIPCPLYQISPSHLSRDLDVMLLELQSSAQLTSHIQIPPLSHHDCLPAGTCCPVSGWGTTTGPQVSYPQTLQCANIKLCSGEGCHQVYPGKITPNMLCAGTKEGGNDSCEGDSRGPVVCNATLYDIISWGDFPCGQPNRPGVYTRVSQHVTWILVLCPVLLHLCL